A section of the Stenotrophomonas sp. 364 genome encodes:
- a CDS encoding type I restriction endonuclease, with the protein MSRAPVRGVVTRSTLGWLQRLGWQYLAPNRRCSLRGDDGSMLLDGRLRQYLQQLRFETHGEKWPLDADGIAQVLAAVTQGPLRRGSNAGSDALLVALRNGVCVAQRLPDGRTVRATVPLVDWAEPLNNQWDIASARDEGQPLLDAAPRIDVLVGYVNGLPLLRLLCVERDGQARWGRDAAAIALHARQVRARGNACSPPLLLALDRRGGRYACSGAPAGGWVRWREHGWNADAVQQLRDTVPMPRTGAAEANGRWLRAVHAPLLAGVAAPARVLALLRGFMHTGADGQPRVARAAQYFAVQAGLAQLRCIDAQGCRGRGHLRLAAGAGMALTWHWLVQHVQRDPWLRHCRVLRVRQHPAVAPQAGRRGELPVSPGRRLAAFMADGRGCTLQTTPGTLQAWLRRRDAEHDGDDLILLVDAHLQAGQPGWVERARERLPRAGWLWLGNGPLPEAVPSVVSEPLLFAYSNADAIADGLLAPVYHHALQPTPPRRQRAKRGATRLVEPAAPPSVRWASTIAQHLRDTLQHTERNLRAVLLVHDAETMRRYQRAFAKDGAVHSAMVGPGCGRAGAAQQQAQLLIASDPHALPYLDARLALVYLDTAVDSAGLARVLALLNRPHPHKHCAWLVHLPGVPAPWQHGEADGWAPLPLQQVQAGLSRQHRRLRALLPPTGSADFHACRAHVGPRWGVDAHGQERDLHRLRRRCLHQRVTGFGQQLQAAMLGLPGEGSGAEADTPQQRYRYDLHFCSLLRDAVAAEACEAHLSADEDVRIRHWARERAPEVRDAGWDYLGAVDTLPTNPRQEADALHSLLRHQLETSTIGAAARLQLQRQLRGSLATPRTPAERLQCLQALQALQVLRLRALELPAAGSATRVQLACRGVLVRILGAPKNTAQRQLHHAVAEQLHSAIGAAHAAQPRAPHLALADLQRRLTPALAAVLSPTHCEAVLAQLPTLLADTAPAPT; encoded by the coding sequence ATGAGCCGCGCACCGGTGCGCGGGGTGGTAACCCGCTCCACCTTGGGCTGGCTGCAGCGCCTGGGCTGGCAGTACCTGGCGCCGAACCGGCGTTGTTCCCTGCGCGGCGATGACGGCAGCATGCTGCTGGACGGTCGTTTGCGACAGTACCTGCAACAGCTGCGCTTTGAGACGCATGGCGAGAAGTGGCCGTTGGATGCGGACGGCATTGCGCAGGTGCTGGCCGCCGTAACCCAAGGCCCGTTGCGGCGTGGCTCAAACGCAGGCAGCGACGCCCTGCTGGTCGCGCTGCGCAACGGGGTATGCGTAGCGCAGCGGCTGCCAGATGGCCGCACGGTGCGGGCCACGGTGCCGTTGGTGGATTGGGCCGAGCCGCTGAACAACCAATGGGACATCGCCAGCGCGCGTGACGAGGGCCAGCCGCTACTGGATGCGGCGCCACGCATCGATGTGTTGGTCGGCTACGTCAACGGCCTGCCCTTGCTGCGGCTGCTCTGCGTGGAGCGCGATGGGCAGGCGCGCTGGGGCCGGGATGCGGCGGCCATTGCCTTGCATGCCCGGCAGGTACGCGCCCGCGGCAATGCGTGCAGCCCGCCATTGCTCCTGGCGCTGGACCGGCGCGGTGGGCGCTATGCGTGCAGCGGCGCACCCGCTGGCGGCTGGGTGCGGTGGCGCGAGCACGGCTGGAACGCGGACGCCGTGCAGCAGCTGCGCGATACCGTACCCATGCCCCGAACCGGCGCTGCCGAGGCCAATGGCCGCTGGCTGCGCGCGGTGCACGCGCCGTTGCTGGCCGGCGTGGCGGCGCCGGCGCGGGTGTTGGCGCTGCTGCGGGGTTTCATGCACACCGGTGCAGACGGCCAGCCGCGTGTTGCGCGGGCGGCGCAGTACTTCGCGGTGCAGGCCGGGCTGGCGCAGTTGCGGTGTATCGACGCGCAGGGTTGCCGGGGGCGTGGACACCTGCGGCTGGCTGCGGGCGCCGGCATGGCGCTTACGTGGCACTGGTTGGTGCAGCACGTGCAGCGCGACCCGTGGTTGCGCCACTGCCGGGTGTTGCGGGTGCGACAGCACCCTGCCGTTGCACCCCAGGCGGGCAGGCGGGGCGAACTACCGGTGTCGCCCGGGCGGCGGCTGGCAGCCTTCATGGCCGACGGACGCGGCTGCACACTGCAGACCACGCCGGGCACGCTGCAGGCCTGGCTGCGCCGCCGCGATGCCGAGCATGACGGTGACGACCTGATTCTGCTGGTGGACGCGCACCTGCAGGCCGGCCAGCCAGGGTGGGTGGAACGCGCGCGTGAGCGGCTGCCGCGCGCCGGGTGGCTGTGGCTGGGCAACGGCCCGCTGCCGGAAGCGGTGCCGAGCGTAGTGAGCGAGCCGCTGCTGTTTGCATACAGCAACGCCGACGCCATCGCCGATGGCCTGTTGGCGCCGGTGTACCACCATGCGCTGCAGCCCACCCCACCACGGCGGCAGAGAGCCAAGCGCGGGGCCACGCGTTTGGTTGAGCCCGCCGCGCCGCCGAGCGTGCGCTGGGCGTCCACCATCGCCCAGCACCTGCGCGATACCTTGCAGCACACCGAACGCAACCTGCGCGCGGTGCTGCTGGTACACGATGCCGAAACCATGCGCCGCTACCAGCGCGCCTTTGCCAAGGACGGCGCGGTACACAGCGCGATGGTCGGCCCCGGGTGCGGGCGGGCCGGCGCAGCGCAGCAGCAGGCGCAACTGCTGATTGCCAGCGACCCGCACGCCCTGCCCTATCTGGATGCGCGGCTGGCGCTGGTCTACCTGGACACGGCCGTGGACAGCGCGGGGTTGGCGCGGGTGTTGGCCCTGCTCAACCGCCCGCACCCGCACAAGCACTGCGCGTGGCTGGTGCATCTGCCGGGTGTGCCAGCGCCTTGGCAACACGGCGAGGCAGATGGATGGGCCCCGCTGCCGTTGCAACAGGTGCAGGCCGGGCTATCGCGCCAGCACAGGCGCCTGCGGGCGTTGCTTCCCCCCACCGGTAGCGCGGATTTCCACGCCTGCCGCGCGCACGTGGGGCCGCGATGGGGCGTGGACGCGCACGGTCAGGAACGCGACCTGCACCGCCTGCGTCGGCGTTGCCTCCACCAGCGCGTGACGGGCTTCGGCCAGCAGCTGCAGGCGGCAATGCTTGGGCTGCCCGGCGAGGGCAGTGGGGCCGAAGCGGATACACCACAGCAGCGTTACCGGTATGACCTGCATTTCTGTTCGCTGCTGCGCGATGCGGTGGCCGCCGAGGCGTGCGAGGCGCATTTGAGTGCAGATGAAGACGTGCGCATTCGCCATTGGGCGCGAGAGCGGGCCCCGGAGGTGCGTGATGCTGGGTGGGACTACCTTGGCGCAGTGGACACGCTGCCGACCAACCCGCGCCAGGAGGCGGATGCGTTGCACAGCCTGCTGCGCCATCAGCTGGAAACCAGCACGATCGGGGCCGCCGCACGGCTGCAACTGCAACGCCAGCTGCGGGGGTCGTTGGCCACGCCGCGTACGCCTGCCGAGCGGTTGCAGTGCCTGCAGGCGCTGCAGGCATTGCAGGTGCTGCGGCTGCGGGCGCTGGAACTTCCCGCTGCCGGCAGCGCGACGCGGGTGCAACTGGCCTGCCGTGGGGTGCTGGTCCGCATCTTGGGTGCGCCGAAAAACACCGCGCAGCGGCAGCTGCATCATGCAGTGGCCGAACAGCTGCACAGCGCCATCGGCGCCGCGCACGCGGCACAGCCACGCGCGCCGCACCTGGCGCTGGCCGACCTGCAACGCCGGCTGACCCCGGCACTGGCGGCGGTGCTGTCGCCCACGCACTGCGAGGCAGTGTTGGCGCAGCTGCCGACGCTGCTGGCCGACACCGCACCTGCGCCCACGTAG